In a single window of the Salmo trutta chromosome 23, fSalTru1.1, whole genome shotgun sequence genome:
- the LOC115159113 gene encoding uncharacterized protein KIAA2026 isoform X2 — protein MKVQTETCNPSKVPQNDMSDKRDSHHSLFFSLNQDCRSELCSGSQQQKAHLVSSSDSKWHSTQCSRLVTEGLSNGTSLENVNVLSHGSSTNDFALRHGVPEISNDLSLPEVYIPTTVRVEEDLSYELQQAYRIFHGFLLEKHKGITTPFLHPIGFKDHTDRAEGQLKQSMCFRRMEEKFVSREYETITEFVADFRLMLENCYRHHGVDHWISKQAQKLEIMLEQKLTLLSRTLREKTTLVVTSKGRFGTEDERGPVGTSTRRRSVPRSLATITVGGNESIMIQALRLEEQQKVKEEKRQRELEKKEAEETSAKDVEEWECSLLSQVAQNPVKTLWELPAIGHFLCLAQAALNLPEIVFFELERCLLMPRCSVFLSKIMSSLLCQPQRRGTLHRRPALTYRHWESELRQRVQGWYYAMGTAEDQGWMAEQLGLSHQFFRTAGEVSPLEENPFHLLPFIQRVWLLKGLCDNVYETQKDVQDAVLGQPIHECRESILGYDGNENAYIHFPHFCGADLRIYCQSASMPPDFPFPAVWVRRVEPDEGISEDSDEQKDSEHLVSMETEDYEEKPSSDRMSGGRIKGENGSTSRGGSFHTWGMKEEDDDSSVSVEDGDKEDCKPKQNRHTGSSTSSSHIKDFVGRGCVKKKPQEVEYRPDRLQVKQEEGSDSSSSGSSSESCQTHLSVGEHSYTGKSPGEITGRPSVAVPMRQTDVKVDGDKLTEGLRPCPRCVSKMGAKSEDNHRCRCAKNKASTTSASGAGHPRKMNFTEDKMDRIRAKKKKRKKKREVRATGGQRRPDRTRLCKAKAARSTLQRAATNIKKKDKRKKRKMGKKLSSKKKPQLPVEHGFRLVCTSLEELRELISRTEDELDELENTKKRSVSKERWYFRREAVKDLHITLIRLLNELSPWEPKLVKAFHRNRLRLKKDYDDFKKHPDYDNFVREEWVAEDVDRSTGDNTRLTEEEERQQQDQTVQRILWTGEDSVQVRAESLRGSFTVVTRQEMLTLNEHRPSTRGLKRLHSAIDEDPSLIKIGRIGSNKMTTSPEGSEMENRPREANPAAQQAGETSPVVVTPMAGFQGTYKPVQLHTLLAKSVGNKVTLIHHQPGTGVISHFGQAQSKDCASSMQATKLQPSLPQSSRQLPQPTTPTSKHSQTVHTTPIPKSPIHVVYKIPEGMGLVRKDGSPVKIEVQPILDQKTGNKIMQRVVILPSNLLIQKSEDKSLPQQLRTLQVPASKESTPLSQSSGFTMPQRHDNRIAIQQVPPVKGRTPSPTISPRLQTSLAPGYKVVQLPRCKASSTTQNVIPNRSNPTSAASTDPSKPPDRKQELKTVCIRDSQSILVTTRGGNTGVVKVQSSDQSTPGSIPASPVITISPQFKAFLVSKTFPPAATTVPVVTSSPVAQSRSGPSLLRSLTVTSSTTTRQSPITAGITMATSQTASSDVNVAVNQGCTLSSTLAVNAQLLKSIVTVPGKPAGATQTSLVQCVTKPVLKRVGPDERSPPFTKFILVSPSSNITSVAATKVTSTTAPSALPGQSFMFISQSPSTSNPKPPSSVSGPTTKSPIMSIPTEAMKIGLNLGQAIGSANFGALNKVQSINLLPGSQIRLPQQANLCRPVSALAQSTLKNTFVSASKSGLLATTSSHIVTSTAHLPSSTLLTGSQLQGVPSSSVIPNRIKVAGQPGSSLIRGLISSNTQLPVSVTTPLSPVKTSPLTSPAHVSQSQNSVGVARPAQMISTPQSPTAPISTQQSSPVQPAGNTNPVSSTTTTLQQKIVINTTATLAGGTQILLNNTRFVVPPQGLGPGQHVLIISSPAVPVAAPSPRIVIPTTGVPQGPMLPGLALPAQSPRMARPPGTHQPQQAALRSPTLAAPSTVKVGPSLPVSFTVPRQMVAVRAPLSPTSTTASSPQVSHWLPAPATIHTGLAHVVAAPHLTQPEGMGGFSLSSVPGSPSAAQMAGVPQSPSKQLPLHTALGVNTPLKAQQLMSFMQPMGVVSTRTQVLPAVAVPPIGSTVSRMQTLPVATIPSIRSAFSSKQASPVATVPPSNCTIIMTPAQPIRTVMSAETIRMPTVLSNPQQQQILGLGKPPLQPLQAPASAVQTTSPTTKLLVSPDGAVLNLARGPTNITGLPEMANKSMAALIVTPNSAGRVPLPSANTANPLMPTQAE, from the exons TGGCACAGCACTCAATGCAGCAGGCTAGTCACTGAAGGACTCAGCAACGGAACCTCCCTGGAGAATGTAAATGTTCTTTCCCACGGTAGTTCTACCAATGATTTTGCACTAAGACATGGGGTGCCTGAAATCTCAAACGATCTGTCATTACCTGAGGTCTACATACCTACCACAGTTAGAGTTGAAGAAGACCTTAGCTATGAGTTACAGCAGGCCTATAGGATATTTCACGGGTTTCTCCTGGAAAAGCACAAAGGCATTACGACTCCATTCTTGCACCCCATTGGCTTCAAGGACCACACTGACAGGGCCGAGGGTCAACTTAAGCAGTCCATGTGTTTCAGAAGGATGGAGGAGAAGTTTGTTAGCCGGGAGTATGAAACCATCACAGAGTTTGTGGCAGACTTCAGGCTGATGTTAGAGAACTGCTACAGGCACCATGGGGTCGACCACTGGATTTCTAAACAGGCGCAGAAATTGGAAATTATGCTTGAGCAGAAGTTGACACTGCTGTCAAG GACGCTGCGAGAGAAGACCACTCTGGTGGTGACCTCCAAGGGTCGTTTCGGGACCGAGGATGAGAGGGGGCCTGTGGGCACCTCAACCAGACGGAGGTCCGTGCCTCGCAGCCTGGCAACTATAACAGTGGGGGGAAATGAGTCCATCATGATCCAGGCACTCAGGCTGGAGGAGCAGCAGAAAGTCAAGGAAGAGAAGAG GCAGCGGGAGCTGGAGAAGAAGGAGGCGGAGGAAACCTCAGCCAAGGATGTAGAGGAGTGGGAGTGCAGTCTTCTCTCCCAGGTGGCCCAGAATCCCGTGAAAACCTTGTGGGAACTCCCTGCCATCGGCCACTTCCTCTGCCTGGCCCAGGCAGCTCTCAACCTCCCAGAGATAGTGTTCTTTGAGCTGGAGCGGTGTCTTCTCATGCCTCGCTGCAGCGTCTTCCTCTCCAAGATCATGAGTTCACTTCTCTGCCAGCCCCAGAGGAGAGGGACGCTCCACCGCCGCCCAGCCCTCACATACCGCCACTGGGAGTCCGAGCTGCGTCAGAGGGTGCAGGGCTGGTACTATGCTATGGGTACGgcggaggaccagggttggatgGCTGAGCAGCTCGGCCTCTCTCATCAGTTCTTCAGGACGGCCGGGGAGGTTAGCCCCCTGGAGGAGAACCCCTTCCATCTCTTACCCTTCATTCAGCGTGTGTGGCTGCTCAAAGGCCTGTGTGACAACGTGTATGAGACCCAGAAGGATGTGCAGGACGCTGTGCTGGGCCAGCCCATCCACGAGTGCCGCGAGTCTATCCTGGGCTACGACGGGAATGAGAACGCCTATATCCACTTCCCGCACTTCTGCGGGGCGGACCTGCGTATCTACTGCCAGAGTGCCAGCATGCCCCCTGACTTCCCCTTTCCAGCTGTCTGGGTCAGGCGGGTGGAGCCTGATGAGGGAATATCAGAGGACTCGGACGAGCAGAAGGACTCTGAGCATTTGGTTTCCATGGAGACGGAGGACTATGAGGAGAAACCTAGTTCAGACAGAATGAGTGGTGGTAGGATTAAAGGGGAGAACGGGAGTACGAGCAGGGGTGGGTCGTTTCACACGTGGGgaatgaaggaggaggatgatgactCTTCTGTTTCTGTAGAGGATGGTGATAAGGAGGACTGTAAGCCTAAACAGAACAGACACACTGGCTCTTCTACTTCCTCCTCACATATTAAGGACTTTGTGGGCAGAGGGTGTGTGAAGAAAAAGCCACAGGAAGTGGAATATAGGCCTGATAGACTCCAGGTGAAACAGGAAGAGGGGTCGGACTCATCCTCCTCAGGGTCATCCTCAGAGTCATGTCAGACGCATCTCAGTGTGGGGGAACACAGCTATACGGGGAAGTCCCCTGGTGAGATAACAGGTAGGCCTAGTGTGGCTGTACCAATGAGACAGACTGATGTTAAAGTAGACGGGGACAAACTCACTGAGGGGCTGAGGCCATGTCCAAGATGCGTCTCCAAAATGGGGGCAAAGTCCGAAGACAATCATCGCTGCCGTTGTGCCAAGAACAAGGCATCAACAACCTCAGCTTCTGGGGCTGGCCACCCCCGCAAGATGAACTTCACAGAGGATAAGATGGACAGGATTCGGGCCAagaaaaagaaaaggaaaaaaaAGAGGGAGGTACGTGCAACAGGTGGACAGCGCAGACCAGACAGGACCCGACTCTGCAAGGCCAAGGCAGCTAGATCCACCCTCCAGAGAGCTGCTACCAACATCAAGAAAAAGGACAAGAGAAAAAAACGCAAAATGG GAAAAAAGCTGTCTTCAAAGAAGAAACCTCAACTCCCAGTTGAACATGGATTTAGG TTGGTGTGCACCAGTCTAGAGGAGCTGAGGGAACTCATCAGCAGGACAGAGGATGAGCTGGATGAGCTGGAGAACACCAAAAAGAGATCTGTTAGTAAA GAAAGGTGGTATTTCAGGAGAGAAGCAGTGAAAGATCTGCACATCACTCTCATAAGGCTGCTCAACGAGCTCTCCCCATGGGAACCCAAACTGGTCAAGGCTTTCCATAGGAACAG GCTACGTTTAAAAAAGGATTATGATGACTTCAAAAAGCACCCTGACTATGACAACTTTGTCAGAGAGGAGTGGGTGGCAGAGGATGTGGACAGAAGCACAGGTGACAACACTAGGCTGACTGAAGAGGAGGAGCGGCAACAGCAGGACCAGACAGTTCAGAGAATTCTGTGGACAGGAG aggACTCGGTGCAGGTTAGAGCAGAGTCATTGAGAGGCAGCTTCACCGTGGTAACCAGACAAGAGATGTTGACCTTGAATGAGCATAGACCTTCCACTCGGGGCTTGAAGCGACTGCACAGCGCTATAGACGAGGACCCAAGTCTCATTAAGATAGGCAGGATTGGCAGTAACAAGATGACAACTTCTCCTGAAGGATCAGAAATGGAAAACCGACCCAGGGAAGCAAATCCAGCAGCACAGCAGGCTGGAGAGACAAGCCCAGTTGTTGTAACACCTATGGCTGGTTTCCAAGGGACCTACAAGCCTGTTCAACTACATACCCTGCTGGCTAAGAGTGTAGGGAATaaagtgaccttaattcatcatcAGCCTGGTACAGGTGTtatcagccattttggtcaggcaCAAAGCAAGGACTGTGCTTCTTCCATGCAAGCTACCAAACTTCAACCTTCTTTACCACAAAGCTCTCGACAGCTACCACAACCAACAACACCAACATCTAAACACTCACAGACGGTCCATACCACGCCCATACCAAAGAGCCCCATACACGTTGTATACAAGATACCTGAGGGCATGGGTCTGGTCAGGAAAGATGGGAGCCCTGTGAAAATCGAAGTACAGCCAATCCTGGACCAGAAAACAGGGAATAAGATAATGCAACGAGTGGTCATCCTGCCATCGAACTTGCTCATTCAAAAGTCGGAGGATAAAAGTCTGCCCCAGCAACTAAGGACTCTCCAGGTCCCAGCCTCCAAAGAGTCCACTCCACTGTCACAAAGCTCTGGATTCACCATGCCTCAACGTCATGACAACCGGATCGCTATACAACAAGTGCCACCTGTAAAGGGAAGAACACCCTCTCCTACCATCTCTCCTAGGTTGCAGACATCTCTAGCTCCAGGCTACAAGGTTGTCCAACTCCCTCGTTGCAAAGCAAGTAGCACTACCCAAAATGTTATACCAAATAGATCCAACCCCACCAGTGCAGCATCTACTGATCCAAGCAAACCTCCGGACCGTAAACAAGAGCTCAAGACTGTATGCATCAGGGACTCGCAGTCCATTCTAGTCACCACTAGGGGGGGCAACACTGGCGTTGTCAAGGTGCagtcatctgaccagagtacaccTGGTTCGATACCTGCCAGCCCTGTCATCACCATCTCTCCACAGTTCAAAGCCTTCCTCGTGTCCAAGACCTTTCCACCTGCTGCCACTACAGTCCCTGTAGTCACCAGCTCACCTGTAGCCCAGTCGCGATCAGGACCTTCACTGTTACGGTCTTTAACTGTCACAAGTTCAACAACTACACGCCAGTCTCCGATCACTGCTGGCATTACAATGGCCACAAGTCAGACGGCGAGTTCTGATGTTAACGTTGCTGTAAACCAGGGTTGCACTCTCTCATCTACACTTGCTGTTAACGCACAGCTACTTAAAAGCATTGTCACTGTACCTGGTAAACCAGCAGGTGCCACCCAGACGTCTCTGGTCCAGTGTGTCACCAAACCTGTTCTGAAAAGGGTAGGTCCAGATGAGAGGTCGCCCCCATTCACTAAGTTCATCCTGGTCTCTCCCTCCTCGAACATCACGTCTGTGGCTGCAACCAAAGTCACTTCCACCACGGCTCCCTCTGCTCTTCCAGGTCAAAGTTTCATGTTTATCAGCCAATCACCATCTACCAGTAATCCAAAACCACCATCATCAGTGTCTGGACCCACCACAAAATCCCCGATCATGTCGATACCCACTGAAGCAATGAAGATCGGACTTAACCTTGGTCAAGCCATTGGCAGCGCTAACTTCGGAGCTTTGAATAAGGTCCAGAGCATCAATCTCCTTCCAGGTTCTCAGATAAGGCTACCACAGCAGGCAAACCTTTGCAGGCCAGTTAGTGCACTCGCACAATCTACTTTAAAAAACACATTTGTATCTGCCTCAAAGTCGGGCCTTCTTGCAACCACATCGTCTCATATTGTCACTAGCACTGCACATTTGCCATCCTCCACACTGCTGACTGGATCTCAACTACAAGGTGTCCCTTCATCCTCTGTGATCCCCAATCGAATCAAGGTAGCTGGGCAGCCAGGGTCTTCTCTAATCAGAGGTTTGATCTCCAGCAACACACAACTACCTGTGTCAGTCACTACACCGCTAAGCCCTGTCAAAACATCCCCCCTCACATCACCGGCACATGTTTCTCAGTCTCAGAACTCTGTCGGCGTCGCCAGACCTGCTCAGATGATAAGCACTCCACAGTCTCCAACTGCCCCTATATCCACTCAGCAGTCCTCTCCAGTACAGCCAGCTGGTAATACCAATCCTGTCTCCAGCACCACCACCACTTTGCAACAAAAGATTGTCATCAACACCACTGCTACTCTTGCAGGCGGGACACAGATTCTCCTCAACAACACCCGTTTTGTTGTTCCTCCTCAAGGCCTTGGGCCTGGCCAGCATGTCCTCATAATCTCCAGCCCCGCAGTGCCTGTGGCAGCTCCTAGTCCCAGGATAGTGATCCCAACCACCGGTGTACCACAAGGGCCAATGTTACCTGGGCTAGCCCTACCTGCGCAAAGCCCCAGAATGGCCAGACCACCCGGGACACACCAGCCTCAACAAGCAGCACTTAGATCCCCAACCCTGGCAGCACCATCCACTGTGAAAGTTGgaccttctctccctgtctctttcactGTCCCTCGCCAGATGGTGGCTGTTCGAGCCCCACTATCGCCCACCAGCACCACCGCCAGTTCTCCACAAGTTTCACACTGGCTCCCTGCTCCGGCCACCATACACACTGGCCTAGCTCATGTGGTTGCAGCTCCACATTTAACTCAACCTGAAGGGATGGGCGGCTTCTCACTCTCTTCCGTGCCAGGAAGTCCCAGTGCAGCTCAAATGGCAGGAGTTCCACAGAGCCCATCAAAGCAGCTCCCTTTGCACACAGCACTTGGTGTCAACACACCACTCAAAGCACAGCAGCTAATGTCATTCATGCAACCTATGGGAGTGGTCTCCACCCGGACACAGGTGCTGCCGGCGGTAGCTGTTCCCCCAATAGGGAGCACTGTCTCCAGGATGCAGACTCTACCCGTGGCAACCATACCATCCATCAGGAGTGCTTTCAGTAGCAAACAGGCGTCTCCTGTGGCAACTGTGCCTCCATCCAACTGCACTATAATCATGACACCAGCACAACCTATCAGGACGGTAATGTCGGCAGAGACTATCCGCATGCCCACTGTTTTATCCAATCCTCAGCAGCAGCAAATACTGGGCCTGGGCAAGCCCCCTTTGCAGCCTTTACAGGCGCCTGCATCAGCAGTGCAAACAACCAGCCCCACCACCAAGCTACTAGTGAGTCCTGATGGTGCTGTTTTAAATTTGGCTAGAGGCCCTACCAACATCACAGGCCTGCCAGAGATGGCTAACAAGTCTATGGCTGCGTTGATTGTTACTCCTAACTCCGCTGGGAGAGTGCCGTTGCCTAGCGCAAATACTGCCAATCCCTTAATGCCTACACAGGCTGAGTGA